A genomic region of Ignavibacteria bacterium contains the following coding sequences:
- a CDS encoding tungsten formylmethanofuran dehydrogenase: MLLSRTIDDKLMKLLKQGKVFFHIGCSGHEAIQVAMAKALKPGYDWAFPYYRGIAFSLALGIKPEEIFLHSFGKADDPFTGGRQMPGHFGSKSLNIPTQSSPTGSQYLQAVGCALASVKLGKDEVTVVSSGEGATSEGEFHEAVNWASREKLPVIFLIENNRWAISVPVENQTAGEGGSIYEMTKGYKNLLRLKVDGTNYLEANVAAVSAVKYARSKQGPVLIEADVVRLLPHSSSDDHRKYRSEEELEAEKQKDPIQRFKNLLIEKGVLTELAFKELEKEVHDRVEEAASWAETAPDPKPESALLHVFSDSINRKDIEYEKNEKPGKPIVMVDAINHALKEEMERHPNMYIFGEDVADPKGGVFTATKGLSSKFGKERVFNSPLAEASIVGVAIGMALRGLKPVVEIQFADYIWPAMQQIRDELATIRYRSNGVWSAPVVIRTACGGFIHGGLYHSQNIEGFFAHCPGLYIVYPSNASDAKGLLKTAIHLDDPVLFLEHKGLYRQTFAMSPEPDIDYMIPFGKAAIKQEGSDLTIVTWGLMVHESIKAAQELKDYSIEIIDVRTIIPLDKETIFNSVRKTGKVLIVHEDTLTAGFGAEIAALISDNCFQYLDGPVKRLAAHDTHIPYHPNLENFVLPHKEKIKKAIQEIIEF, encoded by the coding sequence ATGCTTCTTTCTCGAACCATTGATGACAAGTTGATGAAGTTACTCAAACAGGGAAAAGTATTTTTCCACATAGGCTGTTCAGGACATGAAGCAATTCAAGTAGCAATGGCAAAAGCTCTTAAACCCGGTTATGACTGGGCTTTTCCTTATTACAGAGGAATTGCTTTTTCGCTTGCCTTAGGAATCAAACCAGAAGAAATTTTTCTTCATTCATTTGGTAAAGCAGATGATCCATTCACAGGCGGCAGACAAATGCCGGGACACTTTGGCTCTAAATCTTTGAATATTCCAACTCAATCAAGTCCAACAGGTTCGCAATATCTTCAAGCAGTTGGTTGTGCTTTAGCTTCAGTAAAATTGGGTAAAGACGAAGTTACAGTTGTTTCTTCCGGTGAAGGTGCAACAAGCGAAGGTGAATTTCATGAAGCAGTTAACTGGGCAAGCAGAGAGAAGCTACCAGTAATTTTCTTAATTGAAAATAATCGTTGGGCAATTTCTGTTCCTGTTGAAAATCAAACAGCAGGCGAAGGTGGCTCTATTTATGAAATGACAAAAGGTTATAAAAACCTATTGAGATTAAAAGTCGATGGGACAAATTATCTCGAAGCAAATGTTGCCGCTGTTTCTGCAGTAAAATATGCAAGAAGCAAACAGGGACCAGTTTTGATAGAAGCAGATGTGGTTCGATTACTACCACATTCATCATCCGATGATCATAGAAAATATCGGAGTGAAGAAGAGTTAGAAGCTGAAAAGCAAAAAGATCCAATTCAGAGATTCAAAAATCTTTTAATCGAAAAAGGAGTTTTAACTGAACTTGCTTTCAAAGAGTTAGAGAAAGAGGTTCACGATAGAGTTGAAGAAGCTGCATCCTGGGCTGAGACAGCACCAGATCCAAAACCTGAATCTGCACTTTTACATGTTTTTTCTGACTCAATAAATCGAAAGGATATTGAATACGAGAAAAATGAAAAGCCCGGTAAACCAATAGTAATGGTTGATGCGATTAATCATGCTTTAAAGGAAGAAATGGAACGACATCCTAATATGTATATTTTTGGCGAGGATGTTGCTGATCCGAAAGGAGGTGTTTTTACTGCAACAAAAGGTTTGTCCTCAAAATTTGGTAAAGAAAGAGTTTTTAATTCTCCACTCGCCGAAGCAAGTATTGTTGGTGTTGCAATTGGAATGGCGTTAAGAGGATTAAAACCTGTTGTTGAAATTCAATTTGCAGATTATATCTGGCCTGCAATGCAGCAAATACGAGATGAACTTGCAACTATTCGATATCGTTCAAATGGTGTCTGGTCAGCACCGGTTGTAATTAGAACAGCTTGCGGTGGTTTTATTCATGGTGGACTTTATCACAGTCAAAACATTGAAGGATTTTTTGCTCATTGTCCTGGACTTTATATTGTTTATCCTTCGAATGCATCAGATGCGAAAGGTTTACTTAAAACAGCAATACATCTGGATGATCCAGTTTTATTCTTAGAACACAAGGGATTATATCGTCAGACTTTTGCGATGTCGCCAGAACCTGATATCGATTATATGATACCATTTGGTAAAGCAGCAATTAAACAAGAAGGCAGCGATTTAACAATCGTAACCTGGGGATTGATGGTTCATGAATCAATTAAAGCTGCACAAGAATTGAAAGATTACTCAATTGAAATTATAGATGTTCGAACCATAATTCCATTAGATAAAGAAACTATATTTAATAGTGTTAGAAAAACTGGAAAAGTTTTAATTGTTCATGAAGATACATTAACAGCAGGTTTCGGTGCTGAAATTGCTGCATTAATTTCTGATAATTGCTTCCAATATCTTGATGGTCCAGTAAAAAGATTAGCTGCACACGATACTCACATTCCTTATCATCCAAATCTTGAAAATTTTGTTTTACCACACAAAGAGAAAATAAAAAAAGCTATTCAAGAAATAATAGAATTTTAA
- the lipB gene encoding lipoyl(octanoyl) transferase LipB yields the protein MQKRKLNIINLGVEPYKKIWDFQHQLHKLRVDGRIDDVFILLEHSNVYTLGKIAKREHLLVSPQKLTEEKIDLFEIDRGGDITYHGPGQIVGYPIIKLDNLYQDIHRYLRELEEIIIQTLKVYQIDGERHPKYTGVWIGNEKIAAIGIKVSRWVTMHGFAFNINTDLSYFGKIIPCGITDKGVTSLENILKKKISIEEVKSHLIENFVQIFRYDDVHYYFSIEEFSNSQSSILLEGVNGV from the coding sequence ATGCAGAAGCGAAAATTAAATATTATCAATCTTGGCGTTGAGCCCTATAAAAAGATTTGGGATTTTCAACATCAATTACATAAACTCAGAGTTGATGGCAGGATTGATGATGTTTTTATCTTGCTTGAACATTCAAATGTTTACACACTTGGTAAAATCGCCAAACGAGAACATCTTCTTGTAAGTCCACAAAAGTTAACTGAAGAAAAAATTGATTTGTTTGAAATTGATCGTGGCGGCGATATTACCTATCACGGTCCAGGACAAATTGTAGGTTATCCAATAATTAAACTTGACAACTTGTATCAGGATATTCATAGATATTTAAGAGAACTTGAAGAAATTATTATTCAAACTCTCAAAGTTTATCAAATCGATGGAGAGCGCCATCCAAAATATACTGGAGTTTGGATAGGAAATGAAAAAATTGCAGCTATTGGAATTAAGGTTTCTCGCTGGGTAACAATGCATGGATTTGCATTTAACATAAATACTGATTTAAGTTACTTCGGAAAAATAATTCCCTGCGGAATTACTGATAAGGGTGTAACTTCTCTTGAAAATATTTTAAAGAAAAAAATTTCGATCGAAGAAGTGAAAAGCCATCTCATTGAAAACTTCGTGCAAATTTTTAGATATGATGATGTTCATTATTACTTTTCAATAGAAGAATTTTCAAATTCACAATCATCGATATTACTGGAGGGCGTAAATGGCGTTTAA
- the lpdA gene encoding dihydrolipoyl dehydrogenase, translated as MSEQIYDIAVIGGGPGGYVAAIRAAQLKFKTAIIEKDKLGGICLNWGCIPTKALLKNAEVLHTIKKASEFGIEIKDYSVDFSKIIKRSRDVSARIVKGVEFLMRKNKIDKYDGYGKLIDKNTIEVTDSSGNKSLVKAKNIIIATGARPRQIPGIEIDRKSIITSSEAMILEKQPKDMIIIGAGAIGVEFAYFYNELGTKITLIEMMPQILPVEDEEVAKTLEKEFTKNGIRILTNTKVLSAKKVNTGVEVKVESNGKEETLNAEIALVAIGVQGNIENIGLENVGVKTEKSFIVVDRKTYQTSVPNIYAIGDVNGPPWLAHVASAEGIACVEQLAGLHHPGVDYTNIPGCTYCQPQVASIGLTEKKARELGYEIKIGKYPFRSHGKSLAVGENTGFVKLIFDAKYGELLGAHIIGQDATELIAELGLAKSLEAVGESIFKTVHAHPTLSEAIMEAAANAYDEAIHL; from the coding sequence ATGTCAGAACAAATTTATGATATTGCTGTCATTGGCGGTGGTCCAGGCGGTTATGTTGCCGCAATTCGCGCTGCACAATTAAAATTTAAAACAGCAATTATTGAAAAAGATAAACTCGGCGGTATTTGTTTGAACTGGGGATGTATTCCCACAAAAGCACTTCTTAAAAATGCCGAAGTTCTTCACACTATCAAAAAAGCATCAGAGTTTGGTATTGAAATCAAAGATTATAGTGTAGATTTTTCTAAAATAATTAAAAGAAGTCGTGATGTCTCTGCCCGCATTGTTAAAGGTGTAGAATTTTTAATGAGAAAGAATAAGATTGATAAATATGATGGCTATGGGAAATTGATTGATAAGAATACAATTGAAGTTACAGATTCTTCTGGAAATAAAAGTCTTGTAAAAGCGAAAAACATCATTATTGCAACAGGTGCACGTCCGAGACAAATTCCAGGAATTGAGATTGATCGTAAATCAATTATAACAAGCTCTGAAGCAATGATTTTAGAAAAACAACCAAAGGATATGATTATAATTGGTGCTGGTGCGATTGGAGTTGAATTCGCCTATTTCTACAATGAGCTTGGGACTAAAATTACTCTCATCGAAATGATGCCTCAAATTCTTCCTGTTGAAGATGAAGAAGTCGCCAAAACCCTTGAAAAAGAATTTACCAAAAATGGAATTCGAATTTTAACTAACACAAAAGTTCTTTCAGCGAAAAAGGTTAATACAGGCGTTGAAGTAAAAGTTGAATCAAACGGGAAAGAAGAAACCTTAAATGCTGAAATTGCATTGGTTGCAATTGGAGTTCAGGGAAATATTGAAAATATTGGACTGGAAAATGTGGGAGTAAAAACAGAAAAAAGTTTTATTGTTGTTGATAGAAAAACTTATCAGACTTCAGTTCCAAATATTTATGCAATTGGAGATGTTAATGGTCCGCCCTGGTTAGCTCATGTTGCTTCAGCTGAAGGTATTGCTTGTGTTGAACAATTAGCAGGTTTGCATCATCCCGGCGTGGATTATACAAACATTCCTGGATGTACTTACTGCCAGCCACAGGTTGCCAGCATCGGATTGACAGAGAAAAAAGCTCGTGAGCTTGGCTACGAAATTAAAATTGGAAAGTATCCATTTAGAAGTCATGGTAAATCACTTGCAGTTGGTGAGAATACAGGATTTGTCAAATTAATTTTTGATGCAAAATATGGTGAACTCTTAGGTGCGCATATTATTGGCCAGGATGCAACAGAATTAATCGCAGAACTTGGTTTGGCAAAGTCACTGGAAGCAGTTGGAGAATCAATTTTTAAAACTGTTCATGCACATCCAACTCTTTCCGAAGCAATTATGGAAGCAGCTGCAAACGCTTATGACGAAGCAATTCATTTATAA
- a CDS encoding sugar ABC transporter permease, with amino-acid sequence MKESKLINWIIFVFLIFFTLATIYPVINVFTVSLRPGDKLLSTSLEIIPENATFESYVKLFTETDFLKWLFNSTFISFVVTLTGVSLASTAGYSLSRFKFIGKKSAMLGLMVTQMFPATMLLLPMYIMLMKLGLLNSYLGIVIVYSSTALPFCVWQMKGYYDTIPFSLEEAARIDGCTRWQAFYKIILPLASPALVITALFSFMSAWSEYIVAAQILQDRNLYTLPIGLKSFQSNLTTEWGLYAAASLIVSIPVVILFIVLSRYLVSGLTLGSVKE; translated from the coding sequence ATGAAAGAAAGTAAATTAATCAATTGGATTATCTTTGTTTTTCTAATCTTCTTCACTTTAGCCACTATTTATCCGGTAATAAATGTATTTACAGTCTCACTTCGTCCCGGCGATAAATTATTATCAACTTCTCTCGAAATCATTCCTGAAAATGCGACCTTTGAGTCTTATGTGAAATTATTTACCGAAACCGATTTTTTGAAATGGCTTTTTAATTCAACTTTCATTTCTTTTGTAGTCACTTTGACAGGAGTTTCACTGGCATCCACTGCAGGATATTCACTTTCAAGATTTAAGTTCATCGGAAAGAAATCAGCAATGCTTGGATTAATGGTAACTCAAATGTTTCCAGCTACGATGCTTTTACTTCCAATGTATATTATGTTGATGAAGCTGGGATTACTCAATAGTTATCTTGGAATTGTTATTGTTTATTCTTCTACTGCGCTTCCTTTTTGTGTCTGGCAGATGAAAGGTTACTACGATACAATTCCATTCAGTCTCGAGGAGGCCGCAAGAATTGATGGATGTACGAGATGGCAGGCATTCTATAAAATTATTCTTCCACTTGCATCACCCGCTTTGGTTATTACTGCTCTTTTCTCATTTATGTCTGCCTGGTCAGAGTATATTGTTGCAGCTCAAATTCTTCAGGATAGAAATCTTTATACTTTACCAATTGGATTAAAATCATTCCAATCAAATCTTACAACTGAATGGGGACTATACGCTGCTGCATCTTTAATTGTCAGTATTCCAGTTGTAATTCTTTTCATTGTTCTGAGCAGATATTTGGTTTCAGGATTAACTCTTGGCAGTGTGAAAGAATAA